Within Triticum dicoccoides isolate Atlit2015 ecotype Zavitan chromosome 1B, WEW_v2.0, whole genome shotgun sequence, the genomic segment gacatgacacgtattgtattcttgctattaaggataaaaagatggggtttattcatgagTGAGTTTAcattgtctatatcatgtcattttgcttaaggtgttactccgttcttcatgaacttaatactctagatgcatgctggagagcaGTCGTTggttggagtaatagtaatagatgcagaatcgttttggtctacttgtgtcgtacttgatgcctatatacatgattattgccttggatatcgtcatgattatttgcttttctatcaattgcccaacagtaaattGTTTACCTACCGTATGTCATTTCCaatagagaagcctctagtgaaaactatgccccctgggtctatttctatcatatattaaaaatcctaaaaatacctgctgcaattttactttatttattttatattgtattttgttcgatctatctatctatcaccGTACAATTTAATCTTGTAATTAACCGTCGAGGGATTGACAACCTTTGTTCACGTTGGGTGCAAGGATTTGTTATTTTATGTGGAGGTGTTGTTAACGAGTTGTTGTGCGATTCTTCTGCTGGATTGATAACATTGGCTTCATAACTGAggaaaatatttatctctactgtattgcatcatcctctcctcttcaaatcccaacgcagctcacaagtagcaccccTTCCCTAAGTCGCCCCCNNNNNNNNNNNNNNNNNNNNNNNNNNNNNNNNNNNNNNNNNNNNNNNNNNNNNNNNNNNNNNNNNNNNNNNNNNNNNNNNNNNNNNNNNNNNNNNNNNNNNNNNNNNNTTTGGTCTTTGTAGACATAAGCACCCCCAAGGATGAACTAAACACCGCATTTTTTTACGATACCGCTAAGCCTCTAGCACGGAACAGACCCTGTAAACTCGTCTTGCAAAAAAATACAAGATAAGTTTACATGATCTGTTCACCGGAGGCCTCGCACTACTGCAATTTGTTTTTACAGGCGGCCTTTTATATCAAATTTGCGGGACGAGGTTTtagctgctagagttgctctaacacgTGAACTCACATTTCTACTTTTTAACTGAAGGGTAAGTTTTGATCTACACCATAGATCTGTCTTGGTAATTGTAAGCTTTGTAGGGGGTGTACGAAGCACACCTCATGCGCAGGACAGCTGAGGAGAATGGCGTCCCAGAGACGAGACGGTCTTTTGCAGACCACGTCCATGTTGGTTGCACTTGTAATGGCACGACAATGCTACTAAATGCAGATGAGGATCATTATTTTTCCCTCTGAGGAGAATAAGATTTGTATTACTCGGATAATAAGTACTCCATCCGTTCCATGTTACAACCGGTTGTAATAACatctatattatgggacagagggagcagGTTACAATCAATCAGCTAATGTAAGCTGTGAAACAAAGTCCCATTACCAGTGCAACCAACTTGGTCCGGACACACACAAAACCGGTTCTATTAAAATTCGCTAACACATGTATCAACCATACTGTGATTAGGGCTAGCTTTCTTGAGCAAAACCTCCCAGATTCCTAATATCAGACACTTACTCTCTGTCAATAGCTGGGATAACTTAGATCGGTCCTCACTGGTACTCATCACGTGCCGCATGGTAAACTGATGCACATTTATAACATTGGACGAAAAGGAAACAAAAGGGCGAGTTCCTCTTGGTGCTCGAATTCTCTACCATGCCAGGATTCGGCGTATTGTACATGAATAGGTTGCCCTTTGCCCACCCTAGTTGTTTTATGTGCTGACAACAAGAATGGGCTCGGgctatctatatgaatgcctctcgcTGTTCTGTAGGCAGCTTCAGTTCAGGCTCGAATTCTCCTAGTGGGGCAAAGTAAGAATCTACCATGTCCTCGGAAACGAACTCGAGCGCAGGAGGATCCCACTGCAAGAAAAAGAAACTAAAAAGACTGCACagaaaaaaaaggaaacaattgTGCAACCAGCAAAATAAAATACCTTTGGGGCCAAGTCCTTGTCAACCAGTCGCGCTCTCACACCCTGCACAGCAAAACAAGCCCATCATTACTTGACATTTTGCATTATGTCCACTTGGTCACTCTTTCTGCCATCAACAGATAATGCATACCTCACAAAAATCATGATAAAATGGCTTTGAAATGCCATTGATGGACATGCGGTATTCACGCACAAGGCATTCATCAAGTGTCTGATATCTACCTTCGCGTATCTACAGGATGGGCACACACGACCTCAGCAACCAGCATAAACATAACTAAACAAAGTTATTTCAGCTTTCTACATACCGATCGTAGTGATACTTTCAAAGCAAGTGGGGAGGCCTCTTTCAATCTTTTCAGTGCCAATGTACACCATTCTTCATTCAACTGAGCTGCTTCACTTTCCTGATTACAAGAGAAGAGGTCTTTAAGCCCTCTAAACCATAAGCATTACAAAGAAAAAGGCTCTGTCATTAGAATCAAAACCTTGAATTCCAGAAAACCACGGAGTTAAAGTGGCTAACTCATACAGTAAAATTATCAAAGAGACAAGTGCATTTCATGGATATAGGCTTGCATCAAAAGAAGTCAAGCAAAATAAGCATGTCATGGAAGTAAAATGTTGAACCATCACTCACCAATGCATCCACGATCTCTTCAACTGTTTCATGGCTGAAGCATTTATCTATGACCGCCAACCTAAAGTAACACAAAGGGCACAAATGAGCTGAGCTTCCCACAAAATAAGACATGACGAGAAATTTGCAGAAATCTATGGAaaaaatatttttgaagaaatctcAAAGCATTCACGTTAAATCCATCTGAACCGCATACAAAAACACGCATTCATTTAAATCATTTATCATTACCACCACTCCTACTATTACTGGTTTTGGTCTCTTTACAAAACATAAATATTTTACCATTTTGAGGTGACTTCATCTCATCCTTATAACTTGTACTCCATATCACGAATAAGTAACATTTTGGACACTAACAGTCTTTAAGATGCAGTAAACTCTTGACAGTGTGTATTGGACACTGCAAAGTTGACCATTAATTTCTACTGTACTCCCCCCTTCCTAAAATATAAGGCGCAGTAAACTCTTTTTGATCTTCCACGTACAACTTTGACTATGATTTTCACTTATAGTATGCATACAAAATTAGTATAAGATATATGAAATAAAAATATTTTGCAAGAAAAATATGATGATACCACTTATACATGCTAGATCCATataattttatactccctccattccatattcTAACGCGTATAGTTTTTTAGGCTGGATTCCGAAATGTAGTGCGCCTAAGCTGCTTTGGACCACAATAGCCCTCCCCTGGTTCACGGAGTGCAGCAGCAGGCAGCCATGTGCTGTGGCAGAGTGAGCAGACAGAGGGGTAATTCTTGTCCAAATAAGAGTGCCAGGTCGCGTCTTGGTATAAGCGCTACGCACAACGGCGCACTACAAAGAGAAATGGGGGGAGTATATATAagtggtcaaagttgtgcattaaaGATCATGCAAAGTCAAGCACGCCTTATATTTTCGtaaggagggagtaatatatgtATAAAAACAAATAAAATTACTAGATTCTAGAAATACTTTCGAAGACAAATCCATACATATGATTTTCAAAATTCAAATGCGAATGTTTAAATTGATAAAAATAGAAAATTTTAGAAGTCTGACTGAATATATGGCCAAAATGTCACCTATTTGTGACATGGAGTACCTTCACTTCATTAAATCAATGCGGTGGCTATCCATATAATAATAAATAGGGGTTTCATCTTTTGAAAGGAACAAATTGGGTTACGGTCTTACAGAAGTTATTTTGGAACAAATTGTAAACCGCATGGGCTATTAAAGAAGGGGACAGAAGGAATTGAGTTCAGCAAGAGAATGATTTATTGAAACTCAGACTAAAAGACAAATAACAGAACATAGCAATCAGTGTTAATAAACTAGAGCATGCTTTTGAAACTCCCCCCNNNNNNNNNNNNNNNNNNNNNNNNNNNNNNNNNNNNNNNNNNNNNNNNNNNNNNNNNNNNNNNNNNNNNNNNNNNNNNNNNNNNNNNNNNNNNNNNNNNNNNNNNNNNNNNNNNNNNNNNNNNNNNNNNNNNNNNNNNNNNNNNNNNNNNNNNNNNNNNNNNNNNNNNNNNNNNNNNNNNNNNNNNNNNNNNNNNNNNNNNNNNNNNNNNNNNNNNNNNNNNNNNNNNNNNNNNNNNNNNNNNNNNNNNNNNNNNNNNNNNNNNNNNNNNNNNNNNNNNNNNNNNNNNNNNNNNNNNNNNNNNNNNNNNNNNNNNNNNNNNNNNNNNNNNNNNNNNNNNNNNNNNNNNNNNNNNNNNNNNNNNNNNNNNNNNNNNNNNNNNNNNNNNNNNNNNNNNNNNNNNNNNNNNNNNNNNNNNNNNNNNNNNNNNNNNNNNNNNNNNNNNNNNNNNNNNNNNNNNNNNNNNNNNNNNNNNNNNNNNNNNNNNNNNNNNNNNNNNNNNNNNNNNNNNNNNNNNNNNNNNNNNNNNNNNNNNNNNNNNNNNNNNNNNNNNNNNNNNNNNNNNNNNNNNNNNNNNNNNNNNNNNNNNNNNNNNNNNNNNNNNNNNNNNNNNNNNNNNNNNNNNNNNNNNNNNNNNNNNNNNNNNNNNNNNNNNNNNNNNNNNNNNNNNNNNNNNNNNNNNNNNNNNNNNNNNNNNNNNNNNNNNNNNNNNNNNNNNNNNNNNNNNNNNNNNNNNNNNNNNNNNNNNNNGCTTTCCTCTTATGAACCAAACAAGCTAGAGGACGACTTCGTTCATAGGTTGCGGTACTAAAAGTAATCGTAAGGCTGAAGTGATCAATGGCATAGTAAAATATTTATCCAGATAAATGTTTAGACTAGAATTTTGTTCACTTGTATGGTCATTCCATGGCTTACCTATGTACAATGCTTGTCTTATCTGGATAAACAAGGTCTCCGTATTGTGCAAGGGACGAATCAATAACTGATGGATCATCAGTAACCAATTTTGCAAGTCGTTCATCAACCAGATCCAGGTGCTATCACAAGAAATGGAACTCGTAAGGTTGGTCAATTAATTTGCTAACAGAGTAGAACTacaaaacaagaaataaaaaataCATGGTTCAGTCGGCAGGATCTTACCTCACTCATTGAATAGTGTGTGGCAAGGCCAAGTGCAAGCATATCAACTCCATTGAGTTTTTCACCAGTCAAGGCCAGGTATTCCCCTGCAAATGGATAATTAGAAGAATGATTGTATGTTTCTATATTACATTACAACATACAAGAAACACAAACCAGGGACAACATTAAACTATTACAAACTGCAGGGAACTAATAAGAACATTGAACAACTAACCAACATGACCAGTTAGGTGTGACAAATAAAACGAGGCAGCAGCATCCGGATGAAAGCCAATATGTACTTCTGGAGTGGCAAACACCTGAAAATAGTAATTATGCACAGATTTATAGTTGTCAATACCCAACTCTGTAATTTCATAAACGCATAATTAAAATGAAGCATCTAAACAGAAATATTACTGCACTATGATACCCGGCTC encodes:
- the LOC119338781 gene encoding 3-hydroxyisobutyryl-CoA hydrolase-like protein 2, mitochondrial, giving the protein MPSLAAAAAARRAGEALRRGVMGGRYLSSLRPSPATAAAPDSDEVLVEGKASARASVLNRPGHLNALTTTMGARLNKFYESWEDSPDIGFVMMKGSGRAFCAGGDVVGLRQLINEGKLDESKDFFRTLYSFIYVLGTYLKPHVAILDGVTMGGGGGVSIPGTFRVATDRAVFATPEVHIGFHPDAAASFYLSHLTGHVGEYLALTGEKLNGVDMLALGLATHYSMSEHLDLVDERLAKLVTDDPSVIDSSLAQYGDLVYPDKTSIVHRLAVIDKCFSHETVEEIVDALESEAAQLNEEWCTLALKRLKEASPLALKVSLRSIREGRYQTLDECLVREYRMSINGISKPFYHDFCEGVRARLVDKDLAPKWDPPALEFVSEDMVDSYFAPLGEFEPELKLPTEQREAFI